A section of the Pseudorasbora parva isolate DD20220531a chromosome 2, ASM2467924v1, whole genome shotgun sequence genome encodes:
- the smim5 gene encoding small integral membrane protein 5 — protein MGASEDITGILQSIWTKLQALPQEHPLTQTAFLIILLFFLTFIALIVTGCVYGCCGCCTAGSRNKVSAV, from the exons ATGGGCGCTTCAGAGGACATAACAGGAATTCTCCAGAGCATCTGGACCAAACTGCAGGCTCTTCCCCAGGAGCACCCGCTCACGCAGACGGCGTTCCTCATCATCCTGCTGTTCTTCT TGACATTCATCGCGCTGATTGTGACTGGATGCGTTTACGGCTGCTGTGGCTGCTGCACTGCAGGGTCCAGAAACAAAGTCTCCGCCGTCTGA